The bacterium genome contains a region encoding:
- a CDS encoding HDOD domain-containing protein, whose amino-acid sequence MDVATRGPGTFRDEFAAAFQHVKLPVLPAAVSRLLAEVNSPEAEVGRIERIISTEPLISAKVLRTINSSHFALRTQVTSIRHAVALLGVDRIRSIVLSFAILESVPHPPTALFKHEAFWTDTLLRSLLARILSRRSGLGDEEEAFTAMMLADISVPILLTVYADTYLSVFARWSGQPNELAQLERDHVGWDHALASAWILEKWEFPPTLVTVAGAHNGTAEQIRKQGLGNTVALPVMVASLLPSALKPDAARCRNLIRVARKELNIAPPAWPAIHDQVRESFGAICAEFELAGHLALEVLNVLQETTSH is encoded by the coding sequence ATGGATGTCGCCACCCGTGGTCCCGGCACATTCAGGGATGAATTCGCCGCGGCCTTCCAGCACGTCAAGCTGCCGGTGTTGCCGGCGGCCGTCTCGCGCCTGCTGGCGGAGGTCAACAGCCCCGAGGCCGAGGTCGGGCGCATCGAGCGCATCATCTCCACCGAGCCGCTGATCAGCGCCAAGGTGCTGCGCACGATCAACTCCTCGCACTTCGCCCTGCGCACCCAGGTGACCTCGATCCGCCACGCCGTGGCGCTGCTGGGGGTGGACCGCATCCGCTCGATCGTGCTGAGCTTCGCGATCCTCGAATCGGTGCCGCACCCGCCGACCGCCCTGTTCAAGCACGAGGCGTTCTGGACCGACACCCTGCTGCGCTCGCTGCTGGCCCGCATCCTCTCGCGCCGTTCCGGGCTCGGCGACGAGGAGGAGGCGTTCACGGCCATGATGCTGGCGGACATCTCGGTGCCCATCCTGCTGACCGTCTACGCCGACACCTACCTGTCGGTCTTCGCGCGCTGGAGCGGGCAGCCCAACGAGCTGGCGCAGCTCGAGCGGGACCACGTGGGCTGGGACCACGCCCTGGCCAGCGCCTGGATCCTCGAGAAGTGGGAGTTCCCGCCGACCCTGGTGACGGTCGCCGGCGCGCACAACGGCACCGCCGAGCAGATCCGCAAGCAGGGGCTGGGCAACACCGTGGCGCTGCCGGTGATGGTGGCCTCGCTGCTGCCGAGCGCGCTCAAGCCGGACGCGGCCCGCTGCCGCAACCTGATCCGCGTGGCCCGCAAGGAGCTGAACATCGCGCCGCCGGCCTGGCCGGCGATCCACGACCAGGTGCGCGAGAGCTTCGGCGCCATCTGCGCGGAATTCGAACTCGCCGGCCACCTCGCGCTCGAGGTGCTGAACGTCCTGCAGGAGACCACCAGCCACTGA
- a CDS encoding HDOD domain-containing protein — MGLLDSLKLHAAVADGDFDVMFAGMKLPPLPAAVAKVLEEVNREEPDVVKLETIIGAELELSVRVLTTINSSLFALRTEVTSIRHAISLLGFDRIRSVILGYSMRDALPRPPGELFQQEAYWTDTLLRSLLARALARRCRPGETEAAFTAMLMADVAVPVLLTGCQTFYEPMLTEWRRSRRPLAGIEREAHGWDHGRAGAWILRSWKFPERMVELVGAHTATPAQLAEAGLGDSVAPCIATASLLPSCLCREPARCDALIDRAFSSLDVPPAEWPGIHAEVRDEFTSIHVQFGLAGGHMQATEAVLGDAIRRRGLELLA; from the coding sequence ATGGGCCTGCTCGATTCGTTGAAGCTGCACGCCGCCGTCGCGGACGGGGATTTCGACGTGATGTTCGCCGGCATGAAGCTGCCGCCGCTGCCCGCGGCCGTGGCGAAGGTGCTGGAGGAGGTCAACCGCGAGGAACCGGACGTCGTGAAGCTCGAGACGATCATCGGCGCCGAGCTGGAGCTGAGCGTGCGGGTGCTGACGACCATCAACTCCTCGCTGTTCGCGCTGCGGACGGAAGTCACCAGCATCCGCCACGCCATCAGCCTGCTGGGCTTCGACCGGATCCGCTCGGTGATCCTGGGCTACTCGATGCGCGACGCGCTGCCCCGGCCGCCGGGCGAGCTGTTCCAGCAGGAGGCGTACTGGACGGACACGCTGCTGCGCTCGCTGCTGGCGCGCGCGCTGGCGCGCCGCTGCCGGCCGGGCGAGACGGAGGCCGCCTTCACCGCCATGCTGATGGCCGACGTGGCGGTGCCGGTGCTGCTGACCGGTTGCCAGACGTTCTACGAGCCGATGCTGACCGAGTGGCGCCGCAGCCGGCGGCCGCTGGCGGGGATCGAACGCGAGGCGCACGGCTGGGACCACGGCCGGGCCGGCGCCTGGATCCTGCGTTCGTGGAAGTTCCCGGAGCGGATGGTCGAACTGGTGGGGGCCCACACCGCCACCCCGGCTCAGCTCGCCGAGGCGGGGCTGGGCGATTCGGTCGCGCCCTGCATCGCGACGGCCTCGCTGCTGCCGAGCTGCCTCTGCCGCGAACCAGCGCGCTGCGATGCCCTGATCGACCGGGCCTTTTCGTCGCTGGACGTCCCGCCGGCCGAGTGGCCAGGCATCCACGCGGAGGTCCGCGACGAATTCACGTCGATCCACGTCCAGTTCGGCCTCGCCGGCGGCCACATGCAGGCGACCGAGGCGGTCCTCGGCGACGCGATCCGCCGGCGCGGGCTGGAACTCCTGGCCTGA
- a CDS encoding amino acid permease — translation MSGDGNALARTLGFREALSLVVGRIIGSGIFRTPGPIMALTGGAALFFGTWVLAGVMTLLSALCYAEMVAMLPRSGGPYAYLKAAYPPWWAFLRGWAMFFVSETATIAAVALVFAEYARALWEAGGGASWPRGLETAAAAGGVWLLTWINIRGVRAGGRTQNALTVLKLAALAAVAWVGLTAARAAVPELAQAPLARPGGWAAVLAVGASLRYAFFAFSGWEGATYVAEEVREPERNLPRSLLWGIAVVMATYLLVNLAYLRQLGPAGMAASKQVAAESMRVALGPAGAVLIAIAVVLSTFGNINAQVLVKARTWHAMSRDGLFPAVFGGVHPRHRTPVGALAAQGAWATVLLIAAGLAGRSYETVIDFFAFTSAVFNLSTFAAVAVLRRRMPDAPRPFRVPGWPWTLGVVLVIQAAFLVVTAITAPLPSLLGALLTLTGLGWYFRRRPDRSPHPLP, via the coding sequence TTGTCCGGGGACGGGAACGCCCTGGCCCGGACCCTCGGCTTCCGCGAGGCGCTGTCGCTGGTTGTCGGCCGCATCATCGGGTCCGGCATCTTCCGCACGCCCGGCCCGATCATGGCGCTGACCGGCGGGGCCGCGCTCTTCTTCGGCACGTGGGTCCTGGCCGGCGTGATGACGCTGTTGAGCGCCCTGTGCTACGCCGAGATGGTGGCGATGCTGCCGCGTTCCGGCGGGCCGTACGCCTACCTCAAGGCCGCGTACCCGCCGTGGTGGGCGTTCCTGCGCGGCTGGGCGATGTTCTTCGTGTCCGAGACGGCGACGATCGCCGCCGTCGCGCTGGTCTTCGCCGAGTACGCGCGGGCGCTGTGGGAGGCGGGTGGCGGCGCGTCCTGGCCGCGCGGCCTCGAGACGGCTGCGGCCGCCGGCGGGGTGTGGCTGCTCACCTGGATCAACATCCGCGGCGTCCGCGCCGGTGGTCGCACCCAGAACGCGCTCACCGTGCTGAAGCTGGCCGCCCTCGCCGCGGTGGCGTGGGTCGGCCTGACCGCGGCCCGCGCCGCCGTTCCGGAACTCGCTCAGGCGCCGCTGGCGCGGCCCGGCGGCTGGGCGGCGGTCCTGGCCGTCGGCGCGTCGCTGCGCTACGCGTTCTTCGCCTTCAGCGGCTGGGAAGGGGCCACCTACGTGGCGGAGGAGGTGCGCGAGCCGGAGCGCAACCTGCCGCGCTCGCTGCTGTGGGGCATCGCCGTGGTGATGGCGACCTACCTGCTGGTGAACCTCGCCTACCTGCGGCAGCTGGGACCGGCCGGCATGGCCGCCTCGAAGCAGGTCGCCGCCGAGTCGATGCGCGTCGCGCTGGGGCCGGCCGGTGCGGTGCTCATCGCGATCGCGGTGGTGCTGAGCACCTTCGGCAACATCAACGCGCAGGTCCTGGTCAAGGCCCGCACCTGGCACGCGATGTCCCGTGACGGCCTGTTCCCGGCCGTGTTCGGCGGCGTCCACCCCCGGCACCGCACGCCGGTCGGCGCGCTGGCCGCGCAGGGCGCCTGGGCGACGGTCCTGCTGATCGCGGCCGGGCTCGCCGGGCGTTCCTACGAGACGGTCATCGACTTCTTCGCCTTCACCTCGGCGGTCTTCAACCTGTCGACCTTCGCCGCGGTCGCGGTCCTGCGCCGCCGAATGCCCGACGCGCCGCGCCCGTTCCGTGTGCCGGGCTGGCCCTGGACGCTCGGCGTCGTGCTGGTCATCCAGGCGGCGTTCCTGGTGGTCACGGCGATCACCGCGCCCCTGCCTTCGCTGCTGGGCGCCCTGCTCACTCTGACCGGCCTGGGCTGGTACTTCCGCCGTCGCCCGGATCGCTCGCCCCATCCGCTGCCCTAA
- a CDS encoding glycerophosphodiester phosphodiesterase: MPPAHPLILAHRGDSAHAPENTLAAFRLALASGAAGVEFDVHQARDGAFVVHHDADTPAGLIAGLDLADLRGRPAKRGGDLPSLQDALAALAAGGPAFTVFVEVKGMRSWPDLRRELAPWRGRLDLEVQSFEPELLAAMAGDRDGWPLGVIAREPGPDPAALLASFGARTLSLRK; the protein is encoded by the coding sequence ATGCCGCCCGCCCACCCGCTGATCCTCGCCCACCGCGGCGACTCGGCGCACGCCCCCGAGAACACCCTGGCGGCCTTCCGGCTGGCGCTGGCCTCCGGCGCCGCGGGCGTCGAGTTCGATGTCCACCAGGCGCGCGACGGCGCCTTCGTCGTCCACCACGATGCGGACACGCCGGCGGGTCTCATCGCCGGGCTCGACCTCGCCGATCTCCGCGGCCGGCCCGCCAAGCGCGGCGGCGACCTGCCGTCGCTGCAGGACGCGCTCGCGGCGCTGGCGGCGGGAGGTCCCGCGTTCACGGTCTTCGTCGAGGTCAAGGGGATGCGCTCCTGGCCGGACCTGCGCCGCGAACTCGCGCCCTGGCGCGGCCGCCTGGATCTCGAGGTGCAGTCCTTCGAACCCGAACTGCTGGCGGCGATGGCCGGCGACCGCGACGGTTGGCCCTTGGGCGTGATCGCCCGCGAGCCGGGACCCGATCCCGCCGCCCTGCTCGCGAGTTTCGGCGCGCGCACCCTGTCGCTGCGCAAGGA